One Gossypium hirsutum isolate 1008001.06 chromosome A11, Gossypium_hirsutum_v2.1, whole genome shotgun sequence genomic window carries:
- the LOC107911999 gene encoding uncharacterized protein, giving the protein MASTISPPIFHALCVHCEHTSHRGRSVKVHVSKPAPVVSLSNRRQLLFFLTTTTALTVRERESNAEDIPLFGFRKKLKSAEEEAVEIVKEGLETAEKGLETAERGIFTVEKGLKTAEKKIETAEKEIESAVGFGALAQAGAVAGAEFLGVVVATSIVNGVLAAEAPKS; this is encoded by the coding sequence ATGGCTTCCACAATTTCGCCACCTATATTCCACGCTCTCTGTGTCCACTGTGAGCACACTTCCCACCGTGGACGATCTGTCAAGGTGCATGTTAGTAAACCTGCGCCGGTAGTTTCTCTCTCGAACCGGAGGCAGCTTCTGTTCTTTCTGACTACAACGACGGCACTGACAGTTAGAGAGCGGGAATCGAATGCGGAGGATATTCCGTTGTTCGGTTTTAGAAAGAAGTTGAAGAGCGCGGAGGAAGAAGCGGTGGAGATCGTGAAAGAAGGATTGGAGACGGCGGAGAAAGGGCTGGAGACGGCGGAGAGAGGGATCTTTACAGTGGAGAAAGGGTTGAAGACGGCGGAGAAGAAGATAGAAACAGCTGAAAAGGAGATTGAAAGTGCCGTTGGTTTTGGCGCGTTGGCTCAGGCTGGTGCTGTGGCGGGAGCCGAGTTTCTCGGTGTTGTGGTGGCTACTTCTATTGTTAATGGAGTTTTAGCGGCTGAGGCCCCAAAATCATGA
- the LOC107911997 gene encoding protein NASP homolog, whose protein sequence is MAEEVTAEAVASEASVTMTEQTPGPRMEETLETQGSVEATIECAVQGGSESTCNNNSNPESCVVAPHVDRGKTLEFADELTERGSRAFKEDDFAEAADCFSRALEIRVAHHGELATECIKAYYLYGRALLYKAQEEADPLGSVPKEGEAQQDAKKEGSFKSALTRETSVASVSSTSEQDGSGKGGEEEDDDSDNDDAAEAEDADESDLDLAWKMLDVARAISEKQQLGDTMEIADILSALAEVALEREDIESSLGDYQKALSILLRLVEPDHRQIAELNFRICMCLEIGSKPQEAVPYCQKAISVCKSRLERLRNEVNNSLESASSVAASELDNGVQQSSNGYQTVSSVKDKEAEINTLAGLAEDLEKKLEDLQQLVSNPKSIVAEILGMASARARGGEKSPSPSVLSSSQMATANSDGHFDSPTVSTANTSGVPAVTHLGIVGRGVKRVLTSTSMVESNPIKKPAIEPSSDKGDSSSAS, encoded by the exons ATGGCTGAAGAAGTTACTGCGGAGGCGGTAGCATCAGAAGCGTCGGTGACAATGACGGAGCAAACTCCAGGCCCGAGAATGGAGGAAACCCTAGAAACACAAGGTTCAGTCGAAGCCACTATTGAGTGTGCGGTTCAAGGAGGCAGCGAGTCGACGTGCAACAATAACAGTAATCCTGAAAGCTGTGTAGTTGCTCCGCATGTTGATCGAGGGAAGACGCTGGAGTTTGCCGATGAGTTGACAGAGAGAGGATCCCGGGCTTTCAAAGAAGATGATTTTGCCGAAGCCGCTGATTGCTTTAGTCGCGCCCTTGAAATCAG GGTTGCGCATCATGGTGAACTTGCAACTGAATGTATCAAGGCTTACTATCTCTATGGGCGTGCACTGCTGTACAAGGCTCAAGAGGAGGCTGATCCTTTGGGTTCTGTACCAAAGGAGGGTGAGGCTCAGCAAGATGCGAAGAAAGAAGGGTCGTTTAAAAGTGCTTTAACTCGTGAAACTTCAGTTGCTTCCGTATCAAGCACTTCTGAACAAGATGGCA GTGGAAAAGGTGgggaggaagaagatgatgatagtGACAACGATGATGCGGCTGAAGCTGAGGACGCAGATGAGTCTGACTTGGATTTGGCATGGAAAATGCTAGATGTTGCCCGGGCAATTTCTGAAAAACAACAGTTGGGCGATACCATGGAGATAGCGGATATTTTATCTGCTTTGGCTGAAGTTGCCTTGGAAAGAG AGGACATTGAATCTTCACTTGGTGACTACCAGAAAGCTCTATCCATTTTGCTACGGCTGGTTGAACCAGATCACCGTCAAATAGCTGAACT AAATTTTCGAATATGTATGTGTTTGGAAATTGGCTCAAAGCCCCAAGAAGCAGTTCCATACTGTCAGAAAGCCATATCAGTTTGCAAGTCTCGGCTGGAGAGGCTCAGAAATGAAGTAAACAATTCTTTAGAATCAGCATCATCTGTCGCTGCTTCTGAATTGGATAATGGTGTACAACAGTCCTCAAATGGCTATCAGACTGTTTCATCTGTCAAAGATAAAGAAGCAGAAATCAACACACTTGCTGGTCTTGCTGAAGACCTGGAAAAGAAG CTTGAAGATCTACAACAGCTGGTCTCCAATCCAAAGTCAATTGTTGCAGAGATCCTGGGAATGGCATCTGCCAGGGCAAGGGGTGGTGAGAAGAGTCCATCACCTTCTGTGCTTAGCTCTTCACAGATGGCTACTGCTAACAGTGATGGTCATTTTGATTCTCCAACTGTTTCAACTGCTAATACAAGTGGGGTTCCGGCGGTCACACATCTCGGCATTGTAGGAAGAGGAGTAAAGCGTGTATTGACAAGTACATCAATGGTAGAATCAAACCCAATAAAGAAACCTGCAATTGAACCTTCATCTGACAAAGGAGATAGCAGCAGTGCGTCTTGA
- the LOC121209662 gene encoding cold-regulated 413 plasma membrane protein 2, whose translation MGRMRQYLAMKTDPVAQELISSDIKELKLAAIKLMDDATKLGGLGFGTSFLKWVASFSAIYLLILDRTNWRTNMLTSLLVPYIFFSLPSGLFSFLRGDVGKWIAFIAVVLRLFFPRHFPDWLEMPGSLILLLVVAPNFFAVTLKDSLVGVFICLLIGCYLLQEHIRASGGFRNSFTQSNGISNTIGIILLLVYPVWALVLHFA comes from the exons ATGGGGAGAATGCGACAGTATTTGGCAATGAAAACGGATCCTGTTGCTCAAGAATTGATCAGTTCCGATATCAAAGAACTCAAGCTGGCTGCGATTAAATTGATGGATGATGCAACTAAACTTGGAGGTCTTGGTTTTGGAACTTCTTTTCTTAAATGGGTCGCCTCATTTTCTGCTAT TTATTTGTTAATCCTGGACCGAACAAACTGGAGAACAAACATGTTGACCTCACTTTTGGTACCTTACATCTTCTTTAGTCTTCCTTCAGGATTGTTCAGCTTTCTAAG GGGGGATGTTGGAAAATGGATTGCCTTCATTGCTGTCGTTCTAAGACTGTTCTTCCCCAGACACTTTCCAG ACTGGCTGGAGATGCCAGGATCTTTGATTCTTTTACTGGTGGTGGCTCCAAATTTCTTTGCAGTCACCTTGAAGGACAGCTTGGTTGGTGTTTTCATATGCCTCCTCATTGGATGTTACCTATTACAGGAACACATCCGAGCATCGGGCGGATTCCGGAATTCCTTCACTCAGAGTAATGGAATATCAAACACCATCGGCATTATCCTTCTGTTAGTCTACCCTGTCTGGGCACTTGTGCTCCACTTCGCCTAG